The Amycolatopsis mongoliensis genome includes a window with the following:
- a CDS encoding sensor histidine kinase: protein MKDAWDRFNWLWEILFAVAYLATTTLVLLDETDPVRSVVAVGALTALALTYLLWGRRVVRDDGHLKQRWALALVIVALVAVAMFANTTSSFILFMVCPLLFSTLDFRPAAVLTTLVILLSPLSSIAADGLRGPALHILLPMTAILVVFGILSGKFILHVIEESRARADLIDRLEASQAEVARLSREAGTAAERERLAREIHDTLAQGFTSIVTLAEAIESELDTDPAAARRHVELAARTARENLAEARTMVAALAPADLTAGSLVDAVRRQADRLADEAGIAVRYEVDDQLPALGMAGEVVLLRGAQEALTNVRRHAGASAVSVRLSVVDGAVRLSVRDDGTGFDPDGVSGFGLRGMRSRAEQVGGRLSVRSGPSGTELTLEVPA, encoded by the coding sequence GTGAAGGACGCCTGGGACCGGTTCAACTGGCTCTGGGAGATCCTCTTCGCGGTCGCGTACCTGGCCACGACGACGCTGGTGCTGCTGGACGAGACCGACCCGGTCCGCAGCGTCGTCGCGGTCGGGGCGCTCACCGCGCTCGCGCTGACGTACCTGCTGTGGGGACGGCGGGTGGTGCGCGACGACGGGCACCTGAAACAGCGGTGGGCGCTGGCCCTGGTGATCGTGGCACTGGTCGCGGTCGCGATGTTCGCCAACACGACGTCCAGCTTCATCCTGTTCATGGTGTGCCCGCTGCTGTTCTCGACGCTCGACTTCCGGCCGGCCGCGGTGCTCACCACGCTGGTGATCCTGCTGAGCCCGCTGTCGTCGATCGCCGCGGACGGGCTGCGGGGGCCGGCGCTGCACATCCTGCTGCCGATGACCGCGATCCTCGTCGTGTTCGGGATCCTGTCCGGCAAGTTCATCCTGCACGTCATCGAGGAGAGCCGGGCGCGGGCGGACCTGATCGACCGGCTCGAAGCGAGCCAGGCCGAGGTCGCCCGGCTCTCCCGCGAGGCGGGTACGGCGGCCGAGCGCGAACGGCTCGCACGCGAGATCCACGACACGCTGGCCCAGGGGTTCACCAGCATCGTCACGCTCGCCGAGGCCATCGAGTCCGAACTGGACACCGACCCGGCGGCGGCGCGGCGGCACGTCGAGCTGGCCGCCCGCACGGCGCGGGAGAACCTCGCCGAGGCGCGCACGATGGTCGCCGCGCTGGCGCCGGCGGACCTCACCGCCGGATCCCTCGTGGACGCCGTCCGCCGCCAGGCCGACCGGCTCGCCGACGAGGCCGGCATCGCGGTCCGGTACGAAGTGGACGATCAGCTGCCCGCGCTGGGCATGGCGGGTGAAGTGGTGTTGCTGCGGGGCGCGCAGGAGGCGCTGACCAACGTCCGGCGGCACGCGGGCGCGTCGGCGGTGTCGGTGCGCCTGTCCGTTGTGGACGGTGCGGTGCGGCTGTCCGTCCGGGACGACGGCACCGGCTTCGACCCGGACGGCGTCAGCGGTTTCGGCCTGCGCGGCATGCGATCCCGCGCCGAGCAGGTGGGTGGCAGACTGAGCGTCCGGAGTGGCCCCAGCGGCACCGAACTCACCTTGGAGGTGCCGGCTTGA
- the serC gene encoding phosphoserine transaminase, translating to MTDAELTIPADLKPADGRFGCGPSKVRAEQLSALAESGSTYLGTSHRQKPVKSLVGRVRAGLSELFSLPEGYEVILGNGGTTAFWDAAAFGLVRERAQHFTYGEFSSKFATVTKGAPFLADPIVVKAEPGSAPDIAYEAGADLVGWAHNETSTGVAVPVRRPEGSDGALVAIDATSGAGGLPVKAEDFDVYYFAPQKSFAADGGLWIALASPAAVERIGEIGGGDRWIPEFLSLTTALDNSRKDQTYNTPAVATLFLLAEQIEWMNGQGGLEWTTARTKDSSSRLYEWAEKTSYTTPFVKDPDLRSQVVGTVDFTDEVDAAAVAKVLRANGIVDTEPYRKLGRNQLRVGLFPAIDPDDVTKLTQSIEYVVERLG from the coding sequence ATGACCGACGCTGAGTTGACCATCCCCGCAGACCTCAAGCCGGCCGACGGCCGCTTCGGCTGCGGACCGTCGAAGGTCCGCGCCGAGCAGCTGAGCGCCCTGGCGGAGTCCGGCTCCACCTACCTCGGCACGTCGCACCGGCAGAAGCCGGTCAAGTCCCTCGTCGGGCGCGTCCGGGCGGGCCTGTCCGAGCTGTTCTCCCTGCCCGAGGGCTACGAGGTGATCCTCGGCAACGGCGGCACCACGGCGTTCTGGGACGCCGCCGCGTTCGGCCTGGTCCGCGAGCGCGCGCAGCACTTCACCTACGGCGAGTTCTCCTCGAAGTTCGCCACCGTCACCAAGGGCGCGCCGTTCCTGGCCGACCCGATCGTCGTCAAGGCCGAGCCGGGCAGCGCGCCGGACATCGCCTACGAAGCCGGCGCGGACCTGGTCGGCTGGGCGCACAACGAGACGTCGACCGGTGTCGCCGTCCCGGTCCGCCGTCCCGAGGGCAGCGACGGCGCGCTCGTCGCGATCGACGCCACCTCCGGCGCCGGCGGGCTCCCGGTCAAGGCCGAGGACTTCGACGTCTACTACTTCGCGCCGCAGAAGTCGTTCGCCGCGGACGGCGGCCTGTGGATCGCGCTGGCCTCGCCCGCCGCGGTCGAGCGCATCGGCGAGATCGGCGGCGGCGACCGCTGGATCCCCGAGTTCCTGTCGCTGACCACCGCGCTGGACAACTCCCGCAAGGACCAGACGTACAACACCCCGGCCGTCGCCACGCTCTTCCTGCTCGCCGAGCAGATCGAGTGGATGAACGGCCAGGGCGGCCTCGAGTGGACGACCGCGCGCACGAAGGACTCGTCGTCGCGGCTGTACGAGTGGGCCGAGAAGACGAGCTACACCACGCCGTTCGTGAAGGACCCGGACCTGCGCTCGCAGGTCGTCGGCACGGTGGACTTCACCGACGAGGTCGACGCCGCCGCGGTGGCGAAGGTGCTGCGCGCCAACGGGATCGTCGACACCGAGCCGTACCGCAAGCTGGGCCGCAACCAGCTGCGCGTCGGCCTGTTCCCGGCCATCGACCCGGACGACGTCACGAAGCTCACCCAGAGCATCGAGTACGTCGTCGAGCGCCTGGGCTGA
- a CDS encoding ABC transporter ATP-binding protein, whose protein sequence is MTTAVSVRGLRKQYPGHLAVAGLDLDIARGEVFSLLGPNGAGKTTTVEILEGHRERTAGEVTVLGEDPGKAGRTWRSRIGIVLQTANDAAELSVAETVRHFAKYYPDPRDPDEVIEKVGLAEKAKARVKSLSGGQRRRVDVALGIIGRPELLFLDEPTTGFDPEARRQFWSLISDLAAEGSTILLTTHYLDEAEALADRVAVIARGEIVAQDTPQNLGGRAAAEATVRWTDERGEHVERTAYPTKLVTELSAGGRELAGLTVTRPSLEDIYLDLIGDKA, encoded by the coding sequence ATGACCACAGCAGTGAGCGTGCGCGGCCTGCGCAAGCAGTACCCCGGTCACCTCGCGGTGGCCGGGCTGGACCTGGACATCGCGCGGGGTGAGGTGTTCTCCCTGCTCGGCCCGAACGGCGCCGGGAAGACCACGACCGTCGAGATCCTCGAAGGCCACCGGGAGCGGACCGCCGGCGAGGTCACCGTCCTCGGGGAGGACCCCGGCAAGGCCGGGCGCACCTGGCGGTCACGCATCGGCATCGTCCTGCAGACCGCCAACGACGCCGCCGAGCTGAGCGTCGCCGAGACCGTGCGGCACTTCGCGAAGTACTACCCCGACCCGCGCGACCCCGACGAGGTGATCGAGAAGGTCGGGCTCGCCGAGAAGGCCAAGGCCCGGGTCAAGTCGCTCTCCGGCGGGCAGCGGCGCCGCGTCGACGTGGCGCTCGGGATCATCGGCCGGCCCGAGCTGCTCTTCCTCGACGAGCCGACCACCGGGTTCGACCCCGAGGCGCGGCGGCAGTTCTGGTCGCTGATCAGCGACCTCGCCGCCGAGGGCAGCACCATCCTCCTCACCACCCACTACCTCGACGAGGCCGAAGCGCTCGCCGACCGCGTCGCGGTGATCGCCCGCGGGGAGATCGTCGCGCAGGACACCCCGCAGAACCTGGGTGGCCGGGCCGCCGCCGAGGCCACCGTGCGGTGGACGGACGAACGCGGCGAGCACGTCGAGCGCACCGCGTACCCGACCAAGCTCGTCACCGAGCTCTCTGCTGGGGGTAGGGAGCTCGCCGGGCTGACCGTGACCAGGCCGAGCCTGGAGGACATCTACCTGGACCTGATCGGAGACAAGGCATGA
- a CDS encoding serine hydrolase domain-containing protein, translating to MLESTEHALLRRIAHEQAACRAPSIVAAVVRDGEIVWSGSRGRVGDRQPGTDTQYRLGSITKTLVATAVMRLRDEGLLDLNDPLEKHVPGTPFGAATVAQLLSHTSGLTAESPGLWWERTPGADWDALAGSLAEGATRHRPGARFHYSNVGYGVLGELVSRHRGKGWLSVLDEEVLGPLGMTRTTPHPVGDHAQGFAVHPFADVLLPEPSPDAGAMAPAGQLWSTATDLARWTAFLGGHGGGVLAPETIEQMRTMVTVDDTDVWTTGFGLGLMLVRYQGRRLAGHTGSMPGFLAVTLVDPVAQTGALALVNSTSGVGITQLCLDLITMTDELEPRLPAEWQPSAVDPALLALTGLWHWGPTPYHLRIQGDGLLLLAPADGAGRSSRFRATGQDTYVGLDGYYAGETLEVGRDSDGVATHLDLATFIFTRTPYDPAAPVPGGVEGWQ from the coding sequence ATGCTTGAGTCGACCGAACACGCCCTGCTCCGCCGGATCGCCCACGAGCAGGCCGCCTGCCGCGCCCCCTCGATCGTCGCCGCCGTCGTGCGGGACGGCGAGATCGTCTGGTCCGGGAGCCGCGGGCGCGTCGGCGACCGGCAGCCCGGCACCGACACCCAGTACCGGCTGGGCTCGATCACCAAGACGCTCGTCGCCACCGCCGTCATGCGGCTGCGCGACGAAGGCCTGCTCGACCTCAACGACCCGCTCGAAAAGCACGTCCCGGGCACGCCCTTCGGCGCCGCCACCGTCGCCCAGCTGCTGTCGCACACCTCCGGCCTGACCGCGGAGTCGCCCGGCCTGTGGTGGGAGCGCACCCCCGGCGCCGACTGGGACGCGCTCGCCGGCAGCCTCGCCGAGGGCGCGACCAGGCACCGGCCGGGCGCGAGGTTCCACTACTCGAACGTCGGCTACGGCGTGCTCGGCGAGCTCGTCTCGCGCCACCGCGGCAAGGGCTGGCTCTCGGTGCTCGACGAGGAGGTCCTCGGCCCGCTCGGGATGACCCGCACCACCCCGCACCCGGTCGGCGACCACGCGCAGGGCTTCGCCGTGCACCCCTTCGCCGACGTCCTCCTGCCGGAGCCGAGCCCGGACGCCGGCGCGATGGCCCCCGCGGGGCAGCTGTGGTCCACCGCCACCGACCTCGCCCGCTGGACGGCGTTCCTCGGCGGCCACGGCGGCGGTGTGCTCGCGCCGGAGACCATCGAGCAGATGCGGACCATGGTCACCGTCGACGACACCGACGTCTGGACGACCGGGTTCGGCCTCGGCCTGATGCTCGTGCGCTACCAGGGGCGGCGCCTGGCCGGGCACACCGGCTCGATGCCCGGGTTCCTCGCCGTCACGCTGGTCGACCCGGTCGCGCAGACCGGCGCGCTCGCGCTCGTCAACTCGACGTCCGGCGTCGGCATCACCCAGCTCTGCCTGGACCTGATCACGATGACCGACGAGCTGGAGCCGCGCCTGCCCGCCGAGTGGCAGCCCTCGGCCGTCGACCCCGCGCTGCTCGCCCTCACCGGGCTCTGGCACTGGGGTCCGACGCCGTACCACCTGCGCATCCAGGGTGACGGGCTGCTCCTGCTGGCCCCCGCCGACGGTGCCGGGCGCAGCTCGCGCTTCCGCGCCACCGGGCAGGACACCTACGTCGGCCTCGACGGCTACTACGCCGGCGAGACGCTCGAAGTGGGCCGCGACTCCGACGGCGTCGCCACGCACCTCGACCTCGCGACGTTCATCTTCACCCGCACGCCCTACGACCCGGCCGCCCCGGTGCCGGGCGGCGTCGAGGGCTGGCAGTGA
- a CDS encoding response regulator transcription factor, translating to MIRIMLVDDHPVVREGLRGMLEAEPDLTVVGEAGSGDEAVALDRVAQPDVVLMDLRMPGLDGVGATKRILREQPGRRIVVLTTYETDADILRAVEAGASGYLLKDASRTELANAIRAASRGETVLAPSVAGKLVNRVRNPEPQPLSAREVEVLRLVAKGGTNADIGRALHISEATVKTHLLRVFGKLGVSDRTAAVTTAMSRNLLS from the coding sequence TTGATCCGCATCATGCTCGTCGACGACCACCCTGTCGTCCGCGAAGGCCTCCGGGGCATGCTCGAAGCCGAACCCGACCTGACCGTGGTCGGCGAAGCGGGCTCGGGTGACGAAGCCGTCGCGCTCGACCGCGTCGCGCAGCCGGACGTCGTGCTGATGGACCTGCGGATGCCCGGGCTGGACGGCGTCGGTGCGACGAAGCGGATCCTGCGCGAGCAGCCGGGGCGGCGGATCGTGGTGCTGACGACGTACGAGACGGACGCCGACATCCTGCGGGCGGTCGAGGCGGGGGCGTCGGGCTACCTGCTGAAGGACGCGTCGCGCACGGAGCTGGCGAACGCGATCCGCGCGGCGTCGCGCGGGGAGACGGTGCTGGCGCCGTCGGTGGCCGGGAAGCTGGTCAACCGGGTGCGCAACCCGGAGCCGCAGCCGCTGTCGGCCCGGGAGGTGGAGGTGCTGCGGCTGGTCGCGAAGGGCGGGACGAACGCCGACATCGGCCGGGCGCTGCACATCAGCGAGGCGACGGTGAAGACGCACCTGCTGCGCGTGTTCGGCAAGCTCGGCGTGTCCGACCGCACGGCCGCGGTGACAACCGCGATGTCCCGCAACCTCCTGAGCTGA
- a CDS encoding glycosyltransferase 87 family protein — translation MSGWSGRKLVAGLAVLEVAAVVLVLVLKRFDGLDLEVYLGGAKALAENGSPYDAWVPTTHQILLPFTYTPFAAAVFLPGTLLPFAVTMKLVSIASIVATGVVAYLYVATLNGSLTDPAKVNGRVSAALVAIGAQLAGALLEPVRSTLGFGQINALLMVLVVLDVLLPGDRRRTKGLLIGVAAAIKLTPAVFVVYFLVRRDFKSAARVVAGFVAAGALLWLVRPSASFTYWTKLVFDAGRIGGVDYVGNQSLRGLVTRLGLPETAGNVGWLLAVLAVMAVVAVVIVRAGEPVLALTACALGGLLVSPISWTHHWTWCVPILVLAGYYGARAWRTDRVVTWWSGAVVAAGLALFIVGPMWFAPRPAPSAGWWLATESYELFGLLLLALAAFAAPRLKAVNVASRDSKSLDATFTDL, via the coding sequence GTGTCGGGTTGGTCCGGGCGGAAGCTCGTGGCGGGGCTCGCCGTGCTCGAGGTCGCCGCCGTCGTGCTCGTTCTCGTGCTCAAGCGGTTCGACGGCCTGGACCTCGAGGTCTACCTCGGTGGCGCCAAGGCGCTGGCCGAGAACGGCTCGCCGTACGACGCCTGGGTGCCGACCACCCACCAGATCCTGCTGCCGTTCACCTACACGCCGTTCGCCGCGGCCGTGTTCCTGCCCGGCACGCTGCTGCCGTTCGCCGTGACGATGAAGCTGGTCAGCATCGCCTCGATCGTCGCGACCGGCGTCGTCGCCTACCTCTACGTCGCGACGCTCAACGGCTCGCTCACCGACCCGGCCAAGGTCAACGGCCGGGTGTCCGCCGCTCTCGTCGCCATCGGGGCGCAGCTCGCCGGGGCCCTGCTCGAACCGGTGCGCTCGACGCTCGGCTTCGGCCAGATCAACGCGCTGCTCATGGTCCTGGTCGTGCTCGACGTGCTGCTCCCCGGCGACCGCCGGCGGACGAAGGGCCTGCTCATCGGCGTGGCCGCGGCGATCAAGCTGACGCCGGCGGTGTTCGTCGTGTACTTCCTGGTGCGCCGGGACTTCAAGTCGGCCGCGCGGGTGGTCGCCGGGTTCGTGGCCGCGGGGGCGCTGCTGTGGCTGGTCCGGCCGTCGGCGTCCTTCACGTACTGGACGAAGCTCGTCTTCGACGCCGGCCGGATCGGCGGTGTCGACTACGTCGGCAACCAGTCGCTGCGCGGGCTCGTGACGCGGCTCGGCCTGCCGGAAACCGCCGGGAACGTCGGGTGGCTGCTGGCCGTGCTCGCCGTGATGGCGGTGGTCGCGGTGGTGATCGTGCGGGCGGGTGAGCCGGTGCTCGCGCTGACCGCGTGCGCGCTCGGCGGGCTGCTCGTGTCGCCGATCTCGTGGACCCACCACTGGACGTGGTGCGTGCCGATCCTGGTCCTGGCCGGCTACTACGGCGCTCGCGCGTGGCGGACCGACCGCGTCGTGACGTGGTGGTCGGGCGCGGTCGTCGCGGCCGGCCTGGCGCTGTTCATCGTCGGGCCGATGTGGTTCGCGCCGCGCCCGGCGCCGTCGGCCGGCTGGTGGCTCGCGACGGAGTCGTACGAACTCTTCGGCCTGCTGCTGCTGGCTCTCGCCGCGTTCGCCGCACCCCGCCTGAAAGCCGTGAATGTCGCATCGAGGGACTCTAAGTCCCTCGATGCGACATTCACGGACTTGTGA
- a CDS encoding amidohydrolase family protein — translation MERVEANRRDFLRWLAVAGAGLAAAGIAPAVFAQEAAAAGADVVVVLGATVVDGTDGPPVPDAAAVLVGDRIAWTGPAADLPPLAGVRVVDGRGRHLVPGLWDLHTHGLDLEAIFPPLYLANGVTGIREMWGYAENRAARDKILRGELAGPRVVMGSSIIDGPVSLLSAPVTKVATAGEARAAVRTAEAEGADFVKVYSYLGAEAYAAIVDECRRAGLPFAGHWPYRVSQPAASDAGQRSFEHLFGVPTHASARRDEILATLAATPFDPANPRAFFVMARELDRQATEAYSPWRAREFFGRLAGNGTRLSPTMAVNRVLCLPADTFAHDPRLKYLPRDLRDNWAEQVRIRTPVTPVEIAQQDAYFHAQVELVGAAHRAGVGLLAGTDCLNPYVFPGFSLHDELDLLVEAGLPPQRALQVVTRDAAAFLGRSATAGTITPGKVADLVLLDANPLADIRAVRRIDTVVAAGRVFDRAALDRMLADVEAAAGAPVNARSVRLPVHSCC, via the coding sequence GTGGAGCGGGTCGAGGCGAACCGGCGTGACTTCCTCCGATGGCTGGCGGTCGCCGGTGCGGGGCTCGCCGCCGCGGGGATCGCGCCCGCGGTGTTCGCCCAAGAGGCCGCCGCGGCCGGCGCGGACGTCGTCGTGGTGCTCGGGGCCACCGTCGTCGACGGCACCGACGGCCCGCCCGTCCCGGACGCGGCGGCCGTGCTGGTCGGCGACCGGATCGCCTGGACCGGCCCGGCCGCGGACCTGCCGCCCCTGGCCGGCGTCCGCGTCGTCGACGGCCGGGGCCGTCACCTCGTGCCCGGTCTCTGGGACCTGCACACGCACGGCCTCGACCTGGAGGCGATCTTCCCACCGTTGTACCTGGCCAACGGCGTCACCGGGATCCGCGAGATGTGGGGCTACGCCGAGAACCGCGCGGCGCGCGACAAGATCCTCCGCGGCGAGCTGGCCGGACCCCGGGTCGTCATGGGCAGCTCGATCATCGACGGCCCGGTGTCCCTGCTTTCCGCGCCCGTGACGAAGGTGGCGACGGCCGGCGAGGCCCGCGCGGCCGTCCGGACCGCCGAGGCCGAAGGTGCCGACTTCGTCAAGGTGTACTCGTACCTGGGCGCGGAGGCCTACGCCGCGATCGTCGACGAGTGCCGGCGCGCCGGGCTGCCGTTCGCCGGGCACTGGCCGTACCGGGTTTCGCAGCCGGCCGCGAGCGACGCGGGGCAGCGCAGCTTCGAGCACCTCTTCGGCGTCCCCACCCACGCCTCGGCGCGCCGGGACGAGATCCTCGCGACGCTCGCCGCGACGCCGTTCGACCCGGCGAACCCGCGGGCGTTCTTCGTCATGGCCCGCGAGCTGGACCGGCAGGCGACGGAGGCCTACAGCCCGTGGCGGGCCCGGGAGTTCTTCGGCAGGCTCGCCGGCAACGGCACTCGGCTGAGCCCGACGATGGCCGTGAACCGGGTGCTCTGCCTGCCCGCGGACACGTTCGCGCACGACCCGCGGCTGAAGTACCTGCCCCGGGACCTGCGGGACAACTGGGCCGAGCAGGTGCGGATCCGCACACCGGTCACCCCGGTGGAGATCGCGCAGCAGGACGCCTACTTCCACGCGCAGGTGGAGCTGGTCGGCGCGGCGCACCGGGCGGGCGTCGGCCTCCTCGCCGGCACGGACTGCCTGAACCCGTACGTCTTCCCGGGCTTCAGCCTGCACGACGAACTGGACCTCCTGGTCGAAGCGGGCTTGCCGCCGCAGCGGGCGCTGCAGGTGGTGACCCGCGACGCGGCGGCGTTCCTCGGCCGCTCCGCGACGGCGGGCACGATCACGCCGGGCAAGGTGGCGGACCTGGTGCTCCTCGACGCGAACCCCCTGGCGGACATCCGCGCGGTCCGGCGGATCGACACGGTGGTCGCGGCGGGCCGGGTGTTCGACCGCGCGGCGCTCGACCGGATGCTCGCCGACGTCGAGGCGGCGGCCGGCGCCCCGGTGAACGCCAGGTCAGTGCGGTTGCCGGTGCACAGCTGTTGCTGA
- a CDS encoding ABC transporter permease, with translation MTTATPGASSEAGGSAVRNPGKATVALPGPLSLGLARGSTELRQFFRHKEQVVFTFSLPAVLMILLGSILDGPTALAGVTSGQLLAAGMIGSGIVSTSFNSIATGVSADRETGALKRLRGTPMPSSSYFIGKMVLVAVSSLAQTVLMAAVAVLLFGLKLPSEPSKWLTLVWVFALGIVSCTLLGIALSSLAKSTTGAVAVVQMLYLVLQFISGVFVTPITNLPKIMVDIASFFPLKWICQGFRSVFLPDGAVGMEMAGSWELPRVALVLGIWCVVGAVLARLSFRWTDTK, from the coding sequence ATGACCACTGCGACACCCGGGGCTTCGTCCGAGGCCGGGGGCTCCGCCGTCCGGAACCCCGGAAAAGCAACGGTGGCCCTCCCCGGCCCGCTGTCGCTCGGGCTGGCCCGGGGCAGCACCGAGCTGCGGCAGTTCTTCCGGCACAAGGAGCAGGTGGTCTTCACCTTCTCCCTGCCCGCGGTCCTGATGATCCTGCTCGGATCCATCCTGGACGGTCCGACGGCGCTGGCGGGCGTCACGTCCGGGCAGCTGCTGGCGGCCGGGATGATCGGCTCCGGCATCGTCTCGACGTCGTTCAACAGCATCGCCACCGGCGTCTCGGCCGACCGGGAAACCGGGGCGCTCAAACGGCTGCGCGGCACGCCGATGCCCTCGTCGTCCTACTTCATCGGCAAGATGGTGCTGGTCGCGGTGTCCAGCCTGGCGCAGACCGTGCTGATGGCCGCGGTCGCCGTGCTGCTCTTCGGGCTGAAGCTGCCGTCCGAGCCCTCGAAGTGGCTGACGCTGGTGTGGGTCTTCGCGCTCGGCATCGTGTCGTGCACCCTGCTCGGGATCGCGCTCAGCTCGCTCGCCAAGTCCACCACCGGCGCGGTCGCCGTGGTACAGATGTTGTACCTGGTGCTGCAGTTCATTTCCGGCGTGTTCGTCACGCCGATCACGAACCTGCCGAAGATCATGGTGGACATCGCGTCGTTCTTCCCGTTGAAGTGGATCTGCCAGGGCTTCCGGTCGGTGTTCCTGCCGGACGGCGCGGTCGGAATGGAGATGGCTGGCTCATGGGAACTTCCGCGGGTGGCACTGGTGCTGGGGATCTGGTGCGTGGTGGGCGCGGTGCTGGCGCGGCTGAGCTTCCGGTGGACCGACACGAAGTGA